From Halanaerobiales bacterium, the proteins below share one genomic window:
- a CDS encoding carbon-nitrogen hydrolase family protein: MTFKLALVQPKTYFGKENDVNEKNLKSALNYIDEASENKADIICLPETYPGPWRKPVDWTPIPALQKKAKEKSVYILAGTAEKSIKDPEKHNIVMVIINRDGEIVGKYRRTTPPGPWAYPGGKFWDLDYEEADELPVFETEFGKIGILMCSEVYVPELARILALKGAEILFMPAGGVKVDLNPTWRTLIFARAIENLAYNVTTQNIFGVEEGLAMVTSPEEIILEEKKTGVYYADIDLERVRWLRKQKDKIIYPLPYKTKPGTLDQWRREEIYSYLINSQE; this comes from the coding sequence ATGACTTTTAAATTAGCTTTAGTCCAGCCTAAAACTTATTTTGGTAAAGAAAATGATGTGAATGAAAAAAATTTAAAGTCAGCATTAAATTATATAGATGAAGCATCAGAAAATAAGGCAGATATAATCTGTCTGCCAGAAACTTATCCAGGGCCCTGGCGGAAACCAGTTGATTGGACACCAATTCCGGCCTTACAGAAAAAAGCAAAAGAAAAATCAGTATATATTTTAGCAGGAACAGCAGAAAAATCTATTAAAGATCCAGAAAAACATAATATTGTCATGGTAATAATTAATAGAGATGGAGAGATAGTAGGTAAATATAGAAGGACTACACCGCCCGGTCCCTGGGCCTATCCTGGAGGAAAGTTCTGGGATTTAGATTATGAAGAAGCAGATGAATTACCTGTTTTTGAAACAGAGTTTGGTAAAATTGGAATTTTGATGTGTAGTGAAGTTTATGTCCCGGAATTGGCCAGGATATTAGCTCTAAAAGGGGCGGAAATTTTATTTATGCCGGCCGGGGGAGTAAAGGTTGATCTTAATCCTACCTGGAGAACTTTAATTTTTGCCCGGGCCATAGAAAATTTGGCCTATAATGTTACTACTCAAAATATTTTTGGAGTGGAAGAAGGACTGGCTATGGTAACATCTCCAGAAGAAATAATTTTGGAAGAAAAGAAAACAGGAGTATATTATGCAGATATAGATCTGGAAAGAGTCCGCTGGCTTAGAAAACAGAAAGATAAAATAATTTATCCACTTCCTTATAAAACTAAACCTGGCACTTTAGATCAATGGCGAAGAGAAGAAATATACAGTTATTTAATAAATTCTCAAGAATGA
- a CDS encoding TRAP transporter small permease, protein MIFSTVNKILNNFERIVVGLGLLFTTAIIFINVVARSFGNSFVWAEELSRYVLIWITFVGASMCVRNGSHVTMDVVFNRFPPKYKKKLFLLINMFGVVMSLLLTNYGMQIVLKIYSRGQISPTIGLPMYWVYLGVPVGAILMAKNFLHIFIINIRSKSNEIQDTL, encoded by the coding sequence ATGATTTTTTCTACTGTAAATAAAATTTTAAATAACTTTGAAAGAATTGTAGTGGGTTTAGGATTATTATTTACAACTGCGATTATATTTATTAATGTAGTGGCCCGAAGTTTTGGGAACTCATTTGTCTGGGCTGAAGAATTATCACGTTATGTTTTAATCTGGATAACTTTTGTTGGCGCAAGTATGTGTGTCAGAAATGGAAGTCATGTTACTATGGATGTAGTTTTTAATAGATTTCCACCTAAATATAAGAAAAAATTATTTTTGTTAATAAATATGTTTGGAGTTGTTATGAGTTTGCTTTTAACTAATTACGGTATGCAAATTGTGCTAAAAATTTATAGTAGGGGACAGATAAGTCCTACAATCGGTCTGCCAATGTATTGGGTTTATTTAGGAGTACCGGTAGGAGCAATATTAATGGCAAAGAATTTTTTACACATTTTTATTATTAATATTAGATCTAAAAGTAATGAAATACAGGATACACTTTAA
- a CDS encoding MoaD/ThiS family protein, whose protein sequence is MKIEISSLGILQDYLSTAGKEVQFEEYEKLKVREILQILKRRWGKDFYEQVIEGENIKKQIVILLNGLSIAMKSGLETEVKDGDRLTFAVFISGG, encoded by the coding sequence TTGAAAATAGAAATCTCCAGTTTAGGGATTTTGCAGGATTATTTATCTACTGCTGGCAAAGAAGTACAATTTGAAGAATATGAAAAATTAAAAGTCAGAGAAATTTTGCAGATATTAAAAAGAAGATGGGGAAAGGATTTTTATGAGCAGGTGATAGAGGGTGAAAATATTAAAAAACAAATTGTAATTTTGCTTAATGGTTTGAGTATTGCAATGAAAAGTGGATTAGAAACAGAAGTTAAAGATGGAGATAGACTTACATTTGCTGTATTTATTTCAGGAGGATAA
- a CDS encoding fumarylacetoacetate hydrolase family protein, which yields MRLVSFNDGKKSRLGTVIDEKVYDLRKGYCEFLKNKGNNLAEKIAKVRIPDNTVKLIKGGDKAYQALKEGSDFIEKNPNYFNGVDLEKLELEAPIMPKIIICGGANFDDHLEETKRSKPTEVEFFLKAPNCVIGPKKAVEYESRVTEKYDYEVELGIVIKKEGRFIPEEEAFDYIFGYTIVNDISARSRQVIPWGESNFQLRFGEGKNYDTGCPLGPWIVTTDELNDVSSLDLKTWVSGELRQNNNTKNLIWKVPQLVSYYSQFMTLQPGFVIASGTPGGPALGSDTELGADPYERDDGVKRGAYMKSGDQMKLHIDGIGELENPIE from the coding sequence TTGAGATTAGTTAGTTTTAATGATGGAAAAAAATCTAGATTAGGTACAGTTATAGATGAGAAAGTATATGATTTGCGTAAAGGTTATTGTGAATTTCTAAAAAATAAAGGTAATAATTTGGCAGAAAAAATAGCTAAGGTAAGAATACCAGATAATACTGTAAAACTAATAAAGGGAGGTGATAAAGCTTATCAGGCCTTAAAAGAAGGTAGTGATTTTATTGAAAAAAATCCAAATTATTTTAATGGCGTTGATCTAGAAAAATTAGAACTTGAGGCACCAATTATGCCCAAAATAATAATTTGTGGGGGAGCCAACTTTGATGATCACTTAGAAGAGACAAAGAGATCTAAACCAACTGAAGTTGAATTTTTCTTAAAAGCTCCTAATTGTGTTATTGGTCCTAAAAAAGCAGTTGAATATGAAAGTAGAGTAACTGAAAAATATGATTATGAAGTAGAATTAGGAATTGTGATCAAAAAAGAGGGAAGATTTATTCCTGAGGAAGAAGCATTTGATTATATTTTTGGTTATACAATTGTAAATGATATATCAGCCCGCAGTAGACAGGTTATACCCTGGGGAGAATCTAATTTTCAACTGAGATTTGGAGAAGGAAAAAATTATGATACTGGCTGTCCTCTTGGCCCCTGGATAGTAACCACTGATGAATTAAATGATGTTAGCAGTCTTGATTTAAAAACCTGGGTAAGTGGTGAATTAAGACAGAATAATAATACTAAAAACTTAATCTGGAAAGTACCTCAACTTGTAAGTTATTATTCACAGTTTATGACTTTACAGCCAGGTTTTGTTATTGCTTCTGGAACACCTGGTGGACCGGCCCTTGGCTCAGATACTGAATTAGGAGCTGATCCTTATGAAAGAGATGATGGTGTAAAAAGAGGAGCCTATATGAAATCAGGAGATCAAATGAAATTGCATATAGATGGAATTGGTGAACTGGAAAATCCAATAGAGTAA
- a CDS encoding TRAP transporter substrate-binding protein, translated as MLKKSLIMVLALVLVFSFSFSSLFEAKVEAADYTMKIAHAAMPDSARHKGAEEIKRVVEELTGGKVAVQIYPASQFGSGREQIESLQVGALEMSILPSAFLGGFQPLVTILDLPFFYPADKEELLALERSEAMSKVLATTEEKGLLSLSLWHTGYKQFTSDGKPLNQVSNFEGMKVRSMPSPVQVEMYEVYGAKPITMPFSETYSALQTGAIDGQDNPITTNYDMKFYEVQDYLTLSKHGLLDQVIMVSKSWFEGLPSDIQKVIEQAVRDGRDVCEARIMENEENYLEEMKASGIEVIELTEEQRQEFIEKSEAVKDFYIEKYGEEAEELVNALEAEME; from the coding sequence ATGCTTAAGAAATCTTTGATCATGGTCTTGGCTTTAGTCTTAGTTTTTAGTTTTTCTTTTAGCAGTCTTTTTGAAGCAAAGGTGGAAGCAGCAGACTATACAATGAAAATAGCTCATGCAGCTATGCCTGATAGTGCCCGTCATAAAGGTGCAGAAGAAATTAAGAGAGTAGTAGAAGAATTAACAGGTGGAAAAGTGGCTGTTCAGATTTATCCTGCTTCTCAGTTTGGTAGTGGGAGAGAACAAATTGAATCACTTCAGGTGGGAGCACTTGAAATGAGTATTCTTCCATCAGCTTTCTTAGGTGGATTTCAGCCTTTAGTTACAATTCTTGACTTACCTTTCTTTTATCCAGCAGATAAGGAAGAATTGTTAGCACTGGAAAGAAGTGAAGCAATGTCTAAGGTATTGGCAACTACTGAAGAAAAAGGATTACTTTCACTTAGTCTCTGGCATACAGGATATAAGCAGTTTACTTCTGATGGTAAACCTTTAAATCAAGTAAGTAATTTTGAAGGAATGAAAGTTCGTTCTATGCCTTCTCCAGTTCAGGTTGAAATGTATGAGGTATATGGTGCAAAACCAATTACAATGCCATTTTCTGAAACTTATAGTGCCTTACAGACTGGAGCTATTGATGGGCAGGATAACCCAATTACTACAAATTATGATATGAAATTTTATGAAGTTCAGGATTATCTAACACTTTCTAAACATGGTTTGCTTGATCAGGTTATTATGGTAAGTAAATCCTGGTTTGAAGGATTACCATCTGATATTCAAAAGGTAATAGAACAGGCGGTAAGAGATGGTAGAGATGTCTGTGAAGCAAGAATAATGGAAAATGAAGAAAATTATCTTGAAGAAATGAAAGCATCCGGAATAGAGGTAATTGAATTAACTGAAGAACAGAGACAGGAATTTATAGAAAAATCAGAAGCAGTTAAAGATTTCTATATTGAAAAATATGGAGAAGAAGCTGAGGAATTAGTAAATGCCCTTGAAGCAGAAATGGAATAA
- a CDS encoding TRAP transporter large permease subunit, translated as MAILLLSLLFGFLIMGLPIFLNLMATGLITLVSFFPMDPLILIQRGIGGVNKFSLLAIPFFLLAAQIVSEGEIGERLIKLAKTLVGHLPGGLALTTVVTCMIFGAISGAGAAAVVAIGSIVYPALTKSDYGEKFSMGLILSSSSIAMLVPPGIAMVLYAILTGNSIANLFIAGLGVGILLGLGFMIYSYIYAKKHDIVLEERATLKEVWDALKEGVWALGLPVIIIGGIYSGVFTPTEAAGVSVAYAAFVEMVIYKDISVKELFEISCKAGNTIAMIMILIAAGSIISWVMTIGQLPQMVVSLLSGANNIVILLLLNVVFLIAGMFIDPNSAIIVLTPLVYPLTRVLGIDPIHFGMIIVLNLSIGMITPPFGLNIFVATGAFDIGYERIVSGILPFIIINLIILMLITFVPQISLFLPRLLLGG; from the coding sequence ATGGCCATATTATTATTAAGTTTATTGTTCGGTTTTTTAATAATGGGCTTACCGATATTTTTGAATTTAATGGCAACTGGTTTAATTACTTTAGTTAGTTTTTTTCCAATGGACCCCCTGATATTAATTCAAAGAGGAATTGGTGGAGTTAATAAATTTAGTTTACTTGCAATACCATTTTTTCTACTGGCTGCCCAGATCGTTTCTGAAGGAGAGATAGGTGAGAGATTAATAAAATTAGCTAAAACTCTTGTTGGCCATCTCCCTGGTGGTCTGGCTTTAACTACAGTTGTAACCTGTATGATTTTTGGGGCAATTTCTGGAGCTGGAGCGGCTGCGGTTGTTGCGATCGGAAGTATTGTGTACCCGGCTTTAACTAAATCAGATTATGGAGAAAAATTTTCTATGGGGCTTATTCTTTCCAGTAGTAGTATAGCAATGCTTGTTCCTCCTGGAATTGCTATGGTCCTTTATGCTATATTAACTGGAAATTCAATTGCTAATCTTTTTATTGCCGGTCTGGGAGTAGGTATCTTACTGGGATTAGGTTTTATGATTTATAGTTATATTTATGCTAAAAAACACGATATAGTTTTAGAAGAAAGAGCTACCTTAAAAGAAGTATGGGATGCTCTAAAAGAAGGTGTCTGGGCCCTTGGTTTACCGGTTATAATTATTGGTGGTATTTACTCAGGTGTTTTTACTCCAACTGAAGCTGCCGGAGTTTCTGTAGCTTATGCTGCTTTTGTAGAAATGGTTATTTATAAGGATATTAGTGTTAAAGAATTATTTGAAATATCCTGTAAGGCAGGAAATACCATTGCCATGATTATGATTTTAATTGCTGCCGGGTCTATTATTTCCTGGGTTATGACTATTGGACAGTTACCACAAATGGTTGTAAGTTTATTGAGTGGAGCAAATAATATTGTAATTCTATTATTATTAAATGTAGTATTCTTAATTGCTGGAATGTTTATTGATCCTAATTCAGCTATTATTGTTTTAACCCCACTTGTTTATCCTTTAACCAGAGTATTAGGTATTGATCCAATTCACTTTGGTATGATAATAGTTCTTAACCTCTCAATTGGAATGATTACTCCTCCATTTGGATTAAATATTTTTGTGGCCACTGGAGCTTTTGATATAGGTTATGAAAGGATTGTGAGTGGAATTTTACCCTTTATAATAATTAACTTAATTATTCTGATGTTAATTACTTTTGTACCTCAAATTTCACTATTTTTACCAAGATTATTATTAGGAGGTTAA